The following coding sequences lie in one Pontibacter sp. G13 genomic window:
- a CDS encoding glycosyltransferase family 1 protein: MIIGYEAKRIFRNFTGLGNYARDLVSSIQAQSPESQLHLFTPSTGDQPRVQPFTRKPYHLALPTGSWGPAWRSFGIAPQAQKLGVQVFHGLSNELPFDLEKHGIRSVVTIHDLIFRHYSDQYPWLDRKIYDFKFSSACRRADKVVAISEATKEDLIDMYQVPAEKIQVIYQTCHDQFWTTCPAESLAAIRAKYQLPKTFCLYVGSIIPRKNLLRIVEAWHVMKPENRPVLVAIGGGKDYKESVEKYIRVHRLGKWIKIMDPDFADFPALYQAASLFLYPALMEGFGIPVLEALVSGTPVITSNRSSLMEAGGPGSWHVDPTNREEIAQAVHHILGNQSLQDQMIQQGLQYAERFRKQDLAAQWIELYGGLIAGH; this comes from the coding sequence ATGATCATCGGATACGAAGCAAAACGGATTTTTAGAAATTTTACGGGTTTAGGGAACTATGCCCGAGATTTGGTGTCGAGCATTCAGGCTCAGTCTCCGGAATCCCAATTGCATTTGTTTACGCCATCCACTGGTGACCAGCCACGAGTCCAGCCATTTACCCGAAAGCCCTACCACTTGGCGTTGCCTACGGGTTCTTGGGGGCCAGCATGGCGGAGCTTTGGAATAGCTCCTCAGGCCCAAAAGCTCGGGGTACAAGTTTTTCATGGATTGAGCAATGAGTTGCCCTTTGATCTTGAAAAGCACGGAATAAGATCAGTGGTCACCATCCATGATTTGATATTTCGGCACTATTCAGATCAATATCCTTGGCTTGACCGCAAGATCTACGACTTTAAGTTTTCGTCAGCCTGTAGACGAGCCGATAAAGTGGTGGCTATTTCCGAAGCTACAAAGGAGGATTTGATCGACATGTATCAAGTTCCAGCGGAAAAGATCCAAGTGATTTACCAGACCTGTCACGATCAGTTCTGGACCACTTGTCCAGCGGAAAGCCTTGCAGCAATCAGAGCGAAATATCAGCTTCCGAAGACATTCTGCCTATATGTCGGGTCTATCATTCCTCGGAAAAATTTGTTGAGAATTGTGGAAGCCTGGCATGTGATGAAGCCAGAGAATCGCCCGGTTCTGGTGGCTATTGGTGGGGGGAAGGATTATAAGGAATCAGTGGAGAAATACATTCGTGTACATCGTTTGGGGAAATGGATCAAGATCATGGACCCTGACTTTGCTGATTTTCCTGCGCTCTACCAAGCGGCTTCTCTGTTCCTGTATCCTGCTTTGATGGAGGGCTTCGGAATTCCTGTTCTGGAGGCACTGGTAAGTGGAACGCCAGTTATCACCAGCAACCGATCGAGTTTGATGGAGGCAGGAGGTCCTGGGTCTTGGCATGTGGACCCTACCAATCGAGAGGAGATCGCACAGGCAGTCCATCACATTTTAGGGAATCAATCTTTACAGGATCAGATGATTCAACAAGGCCTGCAATATGCTGAACGATTTCGTAAACAGGACCTTGCGGCGCAGTGGATTGAGTTGTATGGAGGCCTAATTGCTGGCCATTAG
- the uvrB gene encoding excinuclease ABC subunit UvrB: MSDHTFDLQAPYQPAGDQPEAIRQLIAGIESGEPDQVLLGVTGSGKTFTIANVIAQLNRPTLVISHNKTLAAQLYGEFKEFFPNNLVEYFISYYDYYQPEAFIPSTNTYIEKDLKINQDIEKLRLRATTALCMDRRDVIVIASVSCIYGIGKPEDFEANVYYANIGQTISQNQFLDKLVRLFYSRTQTELEPGNFRVKGDTVDVYPAYDDFGVRFIFFGDEIESIHRINVQTGRKVEALRDYTLYPSNLFVTRRETLNDAIHLIQDDLVQQVKYFEDQGMFIEANRVKERTEFDLEMMRELGYCSGIENYSRYLSQREAGSRPYCLLDYFPDDFLMVVDESHVTIPQVRGMYHGDRSRKFTLVEHGFRLPSALDNRPLKFDEFRGLINQTLYLSATPSDYELEESGGVVVEQIVRPTGLLDPPVEIRPCETQVDDLLEEVDEEVKKGNRVLVTTLTKRMSEELTRYLHDLGVASRYIHSDIDALERVDILRELREGKFDVLVGVNLLREGIDLPEVSLVAILDADKEGFLRSGQSLIQTAGRAARHEKGRVILYADKITKSMKRLIDETNYRREKQMAYNEEHGITPKSVKREHKDIFQDTLGSRAKNFEEFEAKVTQTAEAAAEYLTDEELKKKIANIRKEMEAAAKELNFIEAARLRDELFAFQGLLKDRKH; encoded by the coding sequence ATGTCCGATCATACATTCGATCTTCAAGCTCCCTACCAACCTGCAGGAGACCAGCCAGAAGCCATTCGTCAATTGATTGCCGGCATCGAATCCGGCGAGCCTGATCAGGTCTTGCTCGGGGTCACGGGTTCGGGTAAGACCTTTACGATCGCCAATGTCATTGCTCAGCTCAATCGGCCTACATTGGTGATTAGCCACAACAAAACGCTGGCAGCACAATTGTATGGGGAATTCAAGGAGTTCTTTCCCAATAATCTCGTGGAGTACTTCATCTCCTATTACGATTATTATCAGCCGGAAGCATTCATCCCTTCCACCAATACCTACATCGAGAAGGACCTCAAAATCAATCAAGATATTGAGAAGCTCCGACTCCGAGCGACTACCGCATTGTGTATGGACAGAAGGGATGTGATTGTGATCGCGTCCGTTTCGTGCATCTATGGAATCGGTAAACCGGAAGATTTCGAAGCCAACGTCTACTACGCCAATATCGGCCAAACCATCTCCCAGAATCAGTTTTTGGACAAATTGGTACGGCTTTTCTATTCGCGAACTCAGACTGAGCTGGAGCCTGGAAACTTTCGGGTGAAAGGTGACACAGTGGATGTCTATCCAGCCTATGATGATTTTGGGGTGCGATTCATCTTCTTTGGAGATGAAATCGAATCTATTCACCGAATCAATGTCCAGACAGGAAGAAAGGTGGAAGCTTTGCGGGATTACACATTGTATCCTTCCAACCTATTTGTAACCCGACGCGAAACCCTGAACGATGCCATTCACCTGATTCAGGATGATCTCGTGCAGCAAGTCAAATACTTTGAGGATCAGGGGATGTTCATCGAAGCCAATCGCGTGAAGGAACGGACGGAGTTCGATCTGGAAATGATGCGCGAATTGGGCTATTGTTCGGGAATTGAGAATTACTCCCGATATCTGTCTCAACGAGAAGCTGGAAGTCGTCCCTATTGCCTGCTGGACTATTTCCCGGACGATTTCCTGATGGTAGTAGATGAAAGCCACGTAACGATTCCTCAAGTAAGAGGCATGTATCATGGCGACCGCTCTCGAAAATTCACCTTGGTTGAGCATGGATTCAGGCTGCCATCTGCGCTCGACAACCGCCCATTGAAATTTGACGAATTCAGAGGACTCATCAACCAGACCTTGTATTTGAGCGCGACTCCTTCCGACTACGAATTGGAAGAAAGCGGCGGAGTTGTGGTCGAGCAAATCGTACGCCCCACCGGACTGCTTGATCCACCTGTAGAAATCCGACCCTGCGAGACCCAAGTTGATGACTTGCTTGAAGAAGTAGACGAGGAAGTCAAAAAAGGGAATAGAGTACTGGTCACCACCCTTACCAAGCGCATGTCCGAAGAATTGACTCGGTACCTCCATGATTTGGGAGTTGCATCCCGATACATCCATTCCGATATCGATGCCCTCGAACGTGTAGACATTCTACGAGAACTCAGGGAAGGAAAATTTGATGTATTGGTAGGAGTCAACCTGCTTCGGGAAGGAATCGACCTTCCAGAAGTCAGCCTCGTGGCCATTCTGGATGCAGACAAAGAAGGTTTTCTACGTTCTGGTCAATCCTTGATTCAGACGGCTGGACGTGCTGCCCGACATGAAAAAGGACGGGTCATTCTCTACGCGGACAAGATCACAAAATCCATGAAGCGGCTGATCGATGAAACGAATTACCGTCGCGAAAAACAGATGGCCTACAATGAAGAGCACGGAATTACGCCCAAATCCGTAAAACGCGAACACAAGGATATCTTTCAGGATACGCTTGGCAGTAGAGCCAAAAACTTTGAAGAATTTGAAGCCAAAGTCACGCAGACTGCCGAAGCTGCTGCTGAATATTTGACTGACGAAGAACTCAAAAAGAAAATCGCCAACATCCGAAAAGAGATGGAAGCCGCAGCCAAGGAGCTGAACTTCATTGAGGCGGCAAGACTCAGAGATGAATTATTCGCATTTCAAGGATTACTGAAAGACCGAAAGCATTGA
- a CDS encoding HNH endonuclease: protein MVIRESVLVLNSDYQAIGVCSVERAFILMLLSKAEMLSDHPEKRLRTVSKDFVYPSIIRLYKYVHFPYKRVNLSRHNVFKRDGYRCVYCGTKEDLTIDHVIPKSSGGRDTWDNLVTACQKCNSKKGSLPLEQTDLTMRHEPFRPSFVMFLGKFSGEIQEDWKPYLYMS, encoded by the coding sequence ATGGTAATTCGTGAAAGTGTGCTTGTGCTCAACTCAGACTATCAGGCCATCGGCGTCTGCAGCGTCGAAAGGGCTTTTATACTGATGTTGTTGAGCAAGGCTGAAATGCTTTCGGACCATCCAGAGAAGAGGCTTAGGACTGTTTCTAAGGATTTTGTGTATCCGTCCATTATCCGCCTCTACAAGTATGTGCATTTTCCCTATAAACGGGTGAACCTATCTCGGCACAATGTATTCAAGCGAGATGGTTACAGATGTGTGTACTGTGGAACCAAGGAGGATTTGACGATCGATCACGTGATCCCCAAGTCCTCTGGTGGCAGGGATACATGGGACAACTTGGTGACCGCTTGCCAGAAGTGCAATTCCAAAAAAGGAAGTCTACCACTTGAGCAAACCGATCTCACTATGAGGCATGAGCCTTTCCGTCCCAGCTTTGTTATGTTCCTCGGGAAATTCTCTGGTGAAATCCAGGAAGATTGGAAGCCCTATCTCTACATGTCCTGA
- a CDS encoding C40 family peptidase → MNDFDLVPSETSLFLAMEAIVPMRGEAKESAEMISQLVFGEGCTRIEEQGSWSKVKSLLDGYEGWVDTKMLAPIPQDDSDSLQNWIRVQTGKLILEDGSELVLPLGARIPASRSTPVSRFSLGGYQWKFHGDPVMIPEALTPQILVERAKWFRNVPYVWGGKTGFGIDCSGFMQTLFAMCGIDVPRDSSQQALVGTTIAYGEHRAGDVAFFAKPGKTRVSHVGLLISSDQIIHASGKVRIDSFTETGIIHTDNDETTHILLNIQRW, encoded by the coding sequence ATGAATGATTTTGATTTGGTGCCATCGGAGACTTCACTTTTCCTCGCCATGGAGGCCATCGTGCCTATGCGCGGCGAGGCCAAGGAGTCTGCGGAGATGATTTCCCAACTGGTCTTTGGAGAAGGCTGCACGCGAATAGAGGAGCAAGGCAGTTGGTCCAAGGTCAAATCTCTCCTAGATGGATACGAGGGCTGGGTCGATACCAAAATGCTCGCCCCTATTCCCCAAGATGATTCCGATTCCCTCCAAAACTGGATACGCGTCCAAACGGGGAAACTGATCTTGGAAGACGGATCGGAACTTGTTTTACCCCTCGGTGCTCGGATTCCCGCTTCACGCTCAACTCCCGTTTCCCGCTTTTCGCTCGGCGGTTACCAATGGAAATTCCATGGTGATCCCGTGATGATTCCTGAAGCCCTTACGCCTCAGATTTTGGTGGAGCGTGCAAAATGGTTTCGAAATGTTCCTTATGTATGGGGCGGAAAAACTGGTTTTGGAATCGACTGCTCCGGATTTATGCAGACATTATTTGCCATGTGTGGCATTGATGTACCCCGCGATTCTTCACAGCAGGCATTGGTGGGAACTACGATCGCATATGGCGAACATCGAGCTGGAGATGTGGCATTCTTCGCGAAACCGGGAAAAACGCGCGTTTCCCATGTGGGATTATTGATCTCATCAGACCAAATCATTCACGCTTCCGGCAAAGTGAGGATCGACTCCTTCACAGAGACTGGGATTATTCACACTGACAATGATGAAACTACCCATATACTGTTAAACATTCAGCGATGGTAA
- a CDS encoding DUF177 domain-containing protein yields the protein MTMDQDRSFVRNFSLNVARLKDGHHVEKFEIDSDFFAHFESSNIQSGQVEATLDIHKYATHLDVTFKLKGEVSLDCDRCGKPFMYPLDSEHRVIFSFSEDMDFEGYEVMYHNPQESFLNLVQELYDFIHISIPIRKVPDCDFATCAPELFKLFVDEHTEKPSGEHDPRWDALKKLRDQMDES from the coding sequence ATGACCATGGATCAAGACCGATCTTTCGTGCGAAACTTCTCTCTGAATGTTGCCCGGCTCAAGGATGGGCATCATGTTGAGAAATTTGAAATCGATTCTGATTTTTTCGCACACTTTGAATCATCCAATATCCAAAGCGGTCAAGTTGAGGCGACCCTAGACATACACAAGTATGCGACTCACTTGGACGTAACGTTCAAGTTGAAAGGCGAAGTTTCCTTGGATTGCGATCGCTGCGGCAAACCTTTCATGTATCCGCTAGATTCTGAGCACAGAGTGATTTTTTCATTTAGCGAGGACATGGACTTCGAAGGGTATGAGGTAATGTACCACAACCCCCAAGAATCCTTCCTCAATCTTGTGCAGGAATTGTATGACTTTATTCACATCTCGATTCCAATCCGGAAAGTACCTGACTGCGATTTCGCTACTTGTGCTCCCGAATTGTTCAAGCTTTTTGTGGATGAGCATACGGAAAAACCTTCTGGAGAGCATGACCCTCGGTGGGATGCGCTCAAGAAACTCAGGGACCAAATGGACGAGTCCTAA
- the rpmF gene encoding 50S ribosomal protein L32, producing MAHPKRKISKTRRDKRRTHLKLAKRTYYIDPVSGEATQYHRVCLESGHYRGRQVMAAADEE from the coding sequence ATGGCGCATCCTAAACGTAAAATTTCCAAGACCCGCCGTGATAAACGCAGAACGCACCTGAAGTTGGCTAAGCGTACTTACTACATTGATCCAGTAAGTGGCGAAGCTACTCAATACCACCGCGTATGCTTGGAAAGCGGTCACTACCGCGGACGCCAAGTGATGGCTGCTGCTGACGAGGAGTAG
- a CDS encoding DapH/DapD/GlmU-related protein, with protein sequence MEESKTPILIVGHEAEARLALEIANSLDVLVFGFLTDDSDMMSREINDILVVAEMGSKDQNTLLSDEHVKWVVAEADSSTRRDYVDQIKGNKADTVNLMHASFVGSEFAKMGKGNILGAQTVLEPNAEIGDFNWIDARCYIGPDVQMGDFCTLQAGALIGKGAELEDDVFVGIGAVIHPGVKVGKGAMVAAGSIVLRDVEEGASVFGNPAEAIG encoded by the coding sequence ATGGAAGAAAGTAAAACGCCCATCCTGATCGTGGGACATGAAGCTGAAGCAAGATTGGCGCTGGAAATTGCCAATTCGCTTGACGTACTTGTATTTGGTTTCTTGACAGATGACTCTGACATGATGTCTCGAGAAATCAATGATATCCTCGTGGTGGCGGAAATGGGGTCCAAAGATCAGAACACCCTGCTTTCAGACGAACACGTGAAGTGGGTCGTGGCCGAGGCAGATTCCTCTACTCGTAGAGATTATGTCGATCAGATCAAGGGCAATAAGGCCGATACAGTGAATCTGATGCACGCTTCCTTTGTCGGTTCTGAATTTGCGAAGATGGGCAAAGGGAATATCCTCGGAGCCCAAACCGTGCTTGAACCCAATGCAGAAATCGGTGATTTCAACTGGATCGATGCTCGATGCTATATTGGACCCGATGTGCAAATGGGGGACTTCTGTACCCTTCAAGCGGGTGCATTGATCGGCAAGGGCGCCGAATTGGAGGACGATGTGTTCGTGGGGATTGGTGCGGTGATTCACCCAGGTGTCAAAGTCGGAAAAGGAGCAATGGTTGCTGCTGGTTCGATTGTACTCCGCGATGTGGAAGAAGGAGCCTCCGTGTTCGGAAATCCAGCCGAGGCGATCGGATAA
- a CDS encoding phosphatase domain-containing protein, with protein MSWWKNAIHKSLLATESIWDAYRDRYQLASRLAKPLIIQVYIAYASGNRVYLHGRVIVRSLIRVNQADSAWTNFRNSIKRFRRHEIPYASIKFAYRDFQLNIEADSEGYFDLDTNLPIPIESSHPGFSLELVHPDAKHEVRTDALFQCISPSGDFMIVSDLDDTVIKTDVHHTTRMIAHTFFQNAYSREIFPGTSGWYHALQAGPEGTSKNPFFYLSTSPVHLLDLLQDVLDIQQLPKGPLLLQDIKTDESTFVVRGSIRHKLPHLQRLMQFFKDLPIVLIGDSGQKDLLIYGTLAKEYPDRIKTIFIRDLKLASKAEQVDRQIAELRELGFDIVLFPDSLSGLNDSISRGYAKSS; from the coding sequence ATGTCTTGGTGGAAGAATGCCATACATAAGTCTCTACTTGCAACGGAATCCATCTGGGATGCATATCGCGATCGGTACCAATTGGCTTCTCGACTAGCGAAGCCGCTAATTATTCAGGTATACATCGCCTACGCATCTGGCAATAGGGTTTATCTCCATGGACGCGTAATTGTCCGGTCCTTGATCAGGGTAAATCAAGCAGACTCCGCGTGGACCAATTTTCGAAACTCCATCAAACGCTTCAGGAGGCACGAAATTCCTTATGCGAGCATCAAATTCGCATATCGCGATTTTCAGCTCAACATCGAAGCGGACAGCGAAGGGTACTTCGATCTCGATACGAATTTGCCTATACCCATCGAATCATCCCACCCAGGCTTTTCGCTCGAACTCGTCCATCCAGATGCCAAACATGAAGTGCGCACAGACGCACTATTCCAGTGCATTTCCCCAAGCGGAGATTTCATGATCGTGAGTGATTTGGACGACACAGTCATCAAGACGGATGTACACCACACCACACGCATGATCGCGCATACCTTCTTTCAAAATGCGTACTCTCGCGAGATTTTTCCCGGGACCTCTGGATGGTATCACGCCCTACAGGCGGGTCCAGAAGGAACTAGCAAAAATCCATTCTTCTATCTCTCCACAAGCCCTGTGCATTTACTCGATCTGCTCCAAGATGTGTTGGACATTCAGCAATTGCCCAAAGGTCCACTCTTGTTGCAAGACATCAAAACCGACGAATCCACCTTTGTGGTTAGGGGTAGCATCAGGCATAAACTTCCCCACCTTCAACGACTGATGCAGTTCTTCAAAGATCTCCCAATCGTATTGATCGGAGATAGCGGTCAAAAGGATCTGTTGATTTATGGAACGCTTGCCAAGGAGTATCCAGATCGAATTAAGACGATCTTCATTCGGGATCTGAAACTGGCCTCCAAGGCAGAACAGGTCGACCGTCAGATAGCAGAACTAAGAGAATTGGGATTTGATATTGTGCTATTTCCCGATAGTTTGTCTGGACTGAATGATTCCATTTCACGTGGTTACGCCAAATCCTCATGA
- a CDS encoding condensin complex protein MksE, protein MELPNQTAAIFDRLAKGQFISANSTDPNQRLYFQLLTQHESAFSEFFNQIDFKLHRGDGYYYFSRSKSLKSWEDKKDRVERYIDWLDLLRNWRPKLGAGYQFSFDELLADIQSHAKLKRKLYQFVPRGHPDSLADSIRTWLRQLERESFVEPIDKGEQYQVLYAFSYLDHFIQQLVIR, encoded by the coding sequence ATGGAACTCCCAAACCAAACTGCAGCGATATTTGATCGATTGGCCAAGGGTCAATTCATCAGCGCAAATTCAACCGATCCGAATCAACGACTGTACTTCCAATTGTTGACTCAGCACGAATCGGCCTTTTCGGAGTTTTTCAACCAAATCGATTTTAAGCTTCATCGCGGGGATGGATATTATTACTTCAGTCGATCTAAATCACTGAAGTCTTGGGAAGACAAAAAAGATAGAGTGGAGCGGTACATTGACTGGCTTGATCTCCTCCGCAACTGGCGCCCCAAATTGGGGGCTGGCTACCAGTTCAGCTTTGACGAACTGCTCGCGGATATTCAATCCCATGCCAAACTCAAGCGCAAGCTTTACCAATTCGTTCCCAGAGGTCATCCCGATTCTTTGGCAGACAGTATTCGTACATGGCTGCGACAGCTTGAGCGCGAATCCTTTGTAGAACCCATTGACAAAGGAGAGCAATACCAAGTTTTGTACGCATTTTCCTACTTGGACCACTTCATCCAGCAACTGGTTATTCGGTAA
- a CDS encoding ATP-binding protein produces MSQISRIIFMKAAGISYAEFPLNGHLQLAGILPEYGNSCLGHALTLFHEGTIISGAPELNTAILAQLFPTESSRLIYEVGGTAGVFTTHIQREKGELSFWFAQGEYDDQLYKSVDGTPKSTQSIRKQLKQLGIRCSELIRTRGTYLDILKGVSNESALDSFQYSSKETNGIHHLLSSPFQPQSLCSKTQSWIELGLDAKNPTPLKGLKQALAPIAAFKEDWDLLHNQIPALEETWETQQMANEQKRAIEELQKTLSAQFAYLEERFGQMEFVDESIQIESPYRQQLSDCQQQIQQAQEKLIIIRHEQVKLLRENPQSAQWERFSQALPGMIDQLTHLIGHYHKEVSKLDSTQQVSELNSGYEGVEATLTRIHDREIASLRQKQVVQDIQRSIEELRKEQGQAIQAIHGEQQNAEQVWIAQKQLLEEKRDLISNQVHAYSRTFQDWLEQTVPDWEQTIGKVVKPEVLSHPYLAPKLERITPLLFGIELDLSELPLPNLSELKNLESQDAIERQLMELDKEWISASQAFKRKSQQVERKFRIKLKELNKELKIAQNHAEQLHLQTLRLRHHHRENLALAHQISSSRKQKFQLHVQAGREERSSAFQEITQHLSAMQELLAFSSSSHDTSDPKAPSYHLEMEEKMAMQTLAFWQDRHSQITLQQNEWTENQTDNQLLQTSEQGEWDALKIRFAELKIVRRQGQSTEETSLEAFKDKLEQLEILVGRQELLTSSLTESLMGLLGRFRQDNIWHIPTSPESWLDFWEVNGHKLLDETYRQSVLDTLAPELASCIPNCKQSLEYWQKGLSEIDELIGRYNHTMNLRFVGRHIPFIKRTTKPESWIANLETLWAFIASNEDQLGGQNLFSDGSSDGLNHRALDCMLNAYQSIEPLDLGLIEWKGTYSLEVGLQGEQCVPFSQFVDRYSFHNWDFSLKGWWEFSKMIWMEIIEHSETKLPVTCSEIQQLPPREINQLVSLANHYDLILVCESLYPIASMEKTAIYLLHPSQESAVQVLPILQPTSDAA; encoded by the coding sequence ATGAGTCAGATTTCCCGCATCATATTCATGAAAGCGGCAGGGATTTCCTATGCCGAATTTCCGCTCAATGGACATCTTCAATTAGCAGGTATTTTACCGGAATATGGCAACTCCTGTCTCGGACATGCATTAACCCTATTCCATGAAGGGACTATCATCTCGGGCGCACCAGAATTGAATACAGCCATCTTGGCTCAACTTTTCCCTACGGAAAGCAGCCGATTAATTTATGAGGTGGGAGGTACAGCAGGCGTATTCACTACCCATATTCAACGGGAAAAAGGAGAACTCTCCTTCTGGTTCGCTCAGGGTGAATATGACGATCAATTGTACAAATCGGTTGACGGAACCCCAAAGAGTACCCAGTCCATCAGAAAACAACTCAAACAGCTTGGCATCAGGTGTTCTGAGTTGATCCGCACTCGAGGAACCTATTTGGATATACTCAAGGGTGTTTCAAATGAATCTGCGCTCGACTCATTTCAATATTCAAGCAAAGAGACAAATGGCATTCACCATTTGCTCTCAAGTCCATTTCAACCTCAATCCCTATGCTCAAAAACTCAATCATGGATCGAGCTTGGACTTGACGCCAAGAATCCAACCCCACTGAAAGGCCTCAAACAAGCATTAGCTCCAATCGCAGCCTTCAAAGAAGATTGGGATTTACTCCACAACCAAATCCCAGCGTTGGAAGAAACATGGGAGACCCAACAAATGGCCAATGAGCAAAAAAGGGCCATTGAAGAACTTCAGAAAACATTAAGTGCCCAGTTCGCATATCTCGAAGAGCGATTTGGTCAAATGGAGTTTGTTGACGAATCCATTCAGATTGAAAGTCCTTATCGTCAACAACTATCCGATTGCCAACAACAAATTCAACAAGCGCAGGAAAAGCTGATTATCATTCGACACGAGCAAGTCAAACTTCTACGGGAAAACCCCCAATCGGCGCAATGGGAAAGGTTCAGTCAGGCCCTACCGGGAATGATTGACCAATTGACCCACTTGATTGGTCACTACCACAAGGAAGTCTCCAAACTGGATTCTACCCAGCAAGTGTCAGAACTAAATTCTGGCTATGAAGGGGTCGAGGCTACGCTTACTCGCATACACGATCGAGAAATCGCCTCTCTGCGACAGAAACAGGTAGTTCAAGATATACAGCGATCGATTGAGGAATTGCGCAAGGAGCAGGGACAGGCCATTCAGGCTATTCACGGAGAGCAGCAAAACGCAGAACAGGTTTGGATAGCGCAAAAGCAACTGCTGGAAGAAAAGCGAGATTTGATCTCCAATCAGGTACACGCATATAGCCGAACCTTTCAAGATTGGCTGGAACAAACTGTACCAGACTGGGAGCAAACGATCGGCAAAGTAGTCAAACCAGAAGTCCTTTCTCATCCCTACCTAGCCCCCAAGCTGGAGCGGATTACGCCATTGCTTTTTGGAATAGAACTCGACCTGAGTGAACTGCCTCTGCCTAACTTAAGCGAGTTGAAGAATCTGGAATCTCAGGATGCCATTGAGCGGCAATTAATGGAACTGGACAAAGAGTGGATTTCGGCCAGTCAGGCATTCAAACGAAAAAGTCAGCAGGTAGAGCGCAAGTTCAGAATCAAGCTTAAGGAGCTGAACAAAGAACTGAAGATAGCTCAGAACCACGCCGAGCAACTTCATTTACAAACCCTGCGACTCAGGCATCACCATCGGGAGAATCTTGCCCTAGCTCATCAGATCAGCAGTTCCCGCAAGCAGAAATTCCAGCTACATGTCCAAGCTGGTAGAGAAGAACGGTCGAGCGCATTTCAGGAAATCACCCAACATCTATCTGCGATGCAGGAACTGTTGGCGTTTTCGAGCTCCTCTCATGATACTTCGGACCCGAAAGCACCTTCCTACCATCTGGAAATGGAGGAAAAAATGGCGATGCAAACGTTGGCTTTCTGGCAGGATCGCCATTCGCAAATCACCCTTCAGCAAAATGAATGGACAGAGAATCAAACTGATAACCAGCTTCTCCAGACCTCGGAACAGGGGGAATGGGATGCCTTGAAAATCCGGTTTGCGGAACTCAAGATTGTAAGACGGCAAGGGCAGTCCACAGAGGAAACCTCGTTAGAAGCATTCAAAGATAAGCTTGAGCAACTTGAAATATTGGTTGGGAGGCAAGAGCTATTGACCTCCTCCCTCACTGAATCCCTAATGGGTTTGCTGGGCAGATTTAGGCAAGATAATATCTGGCATATCCCGACCTCCCCTGAATCATGGTTAGACTTTTGGGAAGTGAATGGCCACAAGCTCTTGGATGAAACCTATCGTCAATCAGTTCTAGACACTTTGGCACCAGAACTAGCATCCTGCATTCCCAACTGCAAGCAATCCCTAGAATATTGGCAAAAAGGGCTTTCCGAAATAGATGAGCTCATCGGTAGATATAACCATACCATGAATTTGCGCTTTGTTGGAAGACACATACCATTCATCAAGCGGACGACTAAACCAGAATCGTGGATTGCGAATCTTGAAACATTATGGGCATTTATTGCCTCAAATGAAGATCAATTGGGAGGCCAGAATTTATTCTCAGATGGCAGTTCGGACGGCCTTAATCATCGAGCATTGGATTGCATGCTCAACGCATATCAATCCATTGAGCCATTAGATCTGGGGCTTATTGAGTGGAAAGGTACATACTCCCTAGAGGTGGGATTACAAGGAGAGCAATGTGTACCCTTTTCTCAATTTGTGGACCGCTACTCTTTCCACAATTGGGATTTCTCACTCAAGGGCTGGTGGGAGTTCAGCAAGATGATATGGATGGAAATCATAGAGCATTCTGAAACGAAACTTCCCGTTACCTGCTCAGAGATTCAGCAATTGCCTCCCAGAGAGATCAATCAGCTAGTTTCCCTGGCCAATCATTATGATCTGATTTTGGTGTGTGAATCTCTGTACCCAATCGCAAGCATGGAAAAAACGGCCATATACCTGTTACATCCTAGCCAAGAATCCGCTGTGCAGGTGTTGCCGATTCTTCAACCGACGTCGGATGCTGCATAG